The Acetonema longum DSM 6540 DNA window CGCTGGTTTCCACAATATAGTATTCATCAGCGAATTGTCCCTAGAAGGAAAATTGCGCTCGGTTTCAGGCGTGTTGCCCATTGCCTTGCAGGCAAAAAAACAAGGATTTGATACGATTGTCCTGGCGCCGGATAACGCCCAGGAGGCTTTGCTGGCTGGCGGATTAACCGTTTATGCTCCATCTGCATTGATGGAGCTGGTTCGCCACTTGCGAGGCGAGGTGTTGCTACCTCCTCAGATGGTCTGTACGCCCCCAAGCCAAGGCAGGGTAATCTTGGAAGATTTCGCCGATGTGCAAGGACAATTGGTAGCTAAACGGGCTCTGGAGATCGCTGCTGCAGGCGGACACAATATTTTGATGGTTGGTTCGCCGGGTTCGGGTAAAACCATGCTGGCAAGGCGTCTTCCTGGTATATTGCCTTCTATGTCGGAGCAGGAGGCTTTGGAAGTAACCAAGATCCAAAGTGTGGCCGGCGTACTGCATAACCAATCAGGCATAGCCCATTCCAGGCCATTTCGCAGCCCGCACCACACTGTTTCGGCTGCCGGGATGATTGGCGGCGGCAGTATTCCCAGACCCGGCGAAGTGACAATGAGTCATAATGGCGTGTTATTCCTGGATGAGTTGCCGGAATATCCCCGCCATATTTTGGAGGCTTTGCGACAACCATTAGAAGACGGGCAGGTCCAGGTGACCAGAGTAAATGCGTCTTTGACCTTCCCGGCGCGCCTAATGCTCGTTTGTTCTATGAATCCCTGTCCGTGCGGTTGGGCTGGCGATGCCTCCCATGAATGCAGCTGCACTCCCCATGAAATATCCCGCTATACCAAAAAGATCTCAGGACCCCTGCTGGACCGGATTGACATGAGTGTGCATGTGGCCAGACTGGAATATGGCGATATGACAGCCACTGCACTCCAGGAACCTTCTGTCTCCATAAGGGAACGAGTAGAAGCGGCACGTCAAATTCAACAGCAACGGCTGGCGGATTGGAATATTTTTTGCAATAGTCAGATGAATCACCGGCAGATCAAAACTGCCTGTCAGCCGGATACTGACGCACAAAACCTGCTGGCCCAGGCTTTTCAACGACTGAATTTGAGCGCCAGAGGATATGACCGGGTTTTAAAAGTAGCCCGGACGATTGCCGATCTGGCCCAGGCAGATACCATCACTGCTGCCCATATTGCCGAAGCCGTGCAATACAGGATTTTACGCCAGTAGCTTGTAATAAAGATAGGTTCAGTGCCAAAAAGCCGCGGCGACTAC harbors:
- a CDS encoding YifB family Mg chelatase-like AAA ATPase; this translates as MYAQVHGSTTLGLEGIPVTVEVDIANGLPGFDIVGLPDTAVKESRERVRAAIKNSGFAFPNKRITINLAPADIRKDGSGLDLPIAVGIIAATGQLPAAGFHNIVFISELSLEGKLRSVSGVLPIALQAKKQGFDTIVLAPDNAQEALLAGGLTVYAPSALMELVRHLRGEVLLPPQMVCTPPSQGRVILEDFADVQGQLVAKRALEIAAAGGHNILMVGSPGSGKTMLARRLPGILPSMSEQEALEVTKIQSVAGVLHNQSGIAHSRPFRSPHHTVSAAGMIGGGSIPRPGEVTMSHNGVLFLDELPEYPRHILEALRQPLEDGQVQVTRVNASLTFPARLMLVCSMNPCPCGWAGDASHECSCTPHEISRYTKKISGPLLDRIDMSVHVARLEYGDMTATALQEPSVSIRERVEAARQIQQQRLADWNIFCNSQMNHRQIKTACQPDTDAQNLLAQAFQRLNLSARGYDRVLKVARTIADLAQADTITAAHIAEAVQYRILRQ